The following proteins are co-located in the Syngnathus scovelli strain Florida chromosome 21, RoL_Ssco_1.2, whole genome shotgun sequence genome:
- the LOC125990907 gene encoding transmembrane protease serine 9-like isoform X1, with protein sequence MQNFCIYTMARREWLNVLAVLSFISAKSNAQMDVCGRAPRSTKIIGGGAPQEGSWPWQASLQNLGIHVCSGSLINKEWVLSAAHCFTSTTTAGWSVSLGRQNLEERNEVTRTVAVIILHPLFDSLIFNNDIALLRLSSAVTFTNYIRPVCLAADGSVFNTGTKTWVTGWRDMHLQEVQVPIVGNRQCKCLLGVDLDSMICAGFLEGGKDTCLGDPGGPMVNEQDSIWIQSGIISFGFGCAQPNQPGVYTRVSSYQSWINSRISTDKPGFVQFKSDGPDSDSTYTCPGLPRPVTDSPPMSGPDPEAILSAEVCGSPTLKTQIVGGIDAQEGSWPWQASLQIFGTHICGGSLINQEWVMSAAHCFSSQDPFGWAISLGRQNLQGNNLNQVSRTVDTIILHPYFNILTLENDIALLKLSSPITFTDYIRPVCLASHNSVFNNGTDSWVTGWGEGEEGVPIPFPGTLQEVEVLVLGKRQCSCLIGVDLITDNIICAGFLEGEKDTCLGTSGGPMVSKQDLIWIQSGIISCTQPNNPGVYTRVSRYQFWIDSHISTDKPGFVEFKSSGMDTDNNYTCPLPSSKAPEATSATPSPKLPSPTDQVCGTAPLNSRVGGERGFVAGGTWPWVVSLHKNGSYACAGTLITSRFILTSAECFSVCSPTPGDWTAYLGQKFFNRVDEFETSSSIDKIILSKLPGSNIAVLRLTKDVSLNDYLQPVCLDITDDVSFPVGTRCWTAGWGKANTGFEKSEHLRELGTVVVSCGRVASDQENICTSTLDLQQGDDGGPLICKSDSSWFQAAVVTSDTRLLGADVEVFSKMWRFGAFLKEIVGDLPSPATRSSAGAPRCFSSFLLFLVTLTSVYLVLCEA encoded by the exons ATGCAAAATTTCTGCATTTACACGATGGCTCGGAGGGAATGGCTCAACGTATTGGCCGTGCTCAGCTTTATATCTGCAA agTCAAATGCTCAAATGGATG TGTGTGGCAGGGCTCCAAGGAGCACCAAAATTATTGGAGGTGGAGCTCCTCAAGAAGGAAGTTGGCCCTGGCAGGCGAGTCTTCAGAATTTAGGCATTCATGTTTGTAGTGGTTCCCTCATCAACAAAGAATGGGTACTCTCCGCCGCCCACTGCTTCACCAG CACAACTACCGCCGGGTGGTCAGTTTCTCTTGGTCGTCAGAACCTTGAGGAGAGGAACGAGGTTACCAGAACGGTTGCCGTGATTATTTTACATCCGTTATTCGATAGTTTAATTTTCAACAATGACATCGCTCTGCTGAGACTCTCTTCTGCAGTGACGTTCACAAACTACATCAGACCTGTTTGTCTGGCTGCCGACGGTAGCGTGTTCAACACCGGGACCAAAACCTGGGTCACCGGTTGGCGAGACATGC ATTTGCAAGAAGTTCAAGTTCCAATTGTGGGGAACAGACAGTGTAAATGCCTACTTGGAGTGGATTTGGACAGTATGATCTGTGCTGGTTTTCTAGAAGGGGGCAAAGACACTTGTctg GGAGACCCAGGAGGTCCAATGGTGAACGAGCAGGATTCAATCTGGATCCAATCTGGAATCATTAGTTTTGGATTTGGATGTGCACAGCCGAATCAGCCTGGTGTCTACACCAGAGTTTCCAGCTACCAGTCCTGGATCAACTCCAGGATCAGTACTGACAAGCCGGGCTTTGTCCAGTTCAAGTCCGACGGGCCGGATAGTGATAGCACCTACACTTGCCCTGGTTTGCCTCGTCCTGTTACTGATTCCCCCCCTATGTCAGGACCAGATCCAGAAGCCATATTGAGTGCTGAAG TGTGTGGCAGTCCAACACTGAAAACCCAAATTGTTGGCGGTATCGATGCTCAAGAAGGAAGTTGGCCCTGGCAGGCCAGTCTGCAGATTTTTGGGACCCACATTTGTGGCGGTTCTCTCATCAACCAAGAATGGGTCAtgtctgctgctcactgcttctCCAG CCAGGATCCCTTCGGATGGGCAATTTCTCTTGGTCGCCAGAACTTGCAAGGAAACAATTTAAACCAAGTGTCTCGAACTGTCGACACAATCATTCTGCATCCGTACTTCAACATTTTGACCTTGGAAAATGACATCGCTCTACTCAAACTCTCTTCACCGATCACATTCACCGATTACATCAGACCTGTGTGTCTGGCGTCCCACAACAGTGTCTTCAACAATGGCACCGATAGCTGGGTCACCGGTTGGGGAGAAGGTGAAGAAGGAG ttCCCATCCCTTTCCCTGGGACGTTACAAGAAGTGGAGGTCCTAGTTCTGGGAAAGAGACAATGTAGCTGTCTAATCGGAGTGGATTTAATCACAGATAATATAATCTGCGCTGGATTTCTTGAAGGAGAGAAAGACACTTGTCTG GGAACCTCAGGAGGTCCAATGGTGAGCAAGCAGGATTTAATCTGGATTCAATCTGGAATCATCAGTTgtactcagccaaataatcccgGCGTTTATACAAGAGTGTCCCGCTACCAGTTCTGGATCGACTCCCACATCAGTACAGACAAACCGGGATTTGTAGAATTCAAATCCAGTGGGATGGATACTGACAACAACTACACTTGTCCTCTACCTTCTTCTAAAGCTCCAGAAGCCACCTCGGCAACACCAAGCCCAAAGCTACCAAGTCCTACTG ATCAAGTGTGCGGCACTGCACCTTTGAACAGTCGTGTTGGTGGAGAGCGTGGATTTGTCgcaggtgggacttggccttggGTCGTAAGTCTTCACAAAAACGGTTCTTACGCTTGCGCCGGAACGCTCATCACTTCTCGATTCATCCTCACTTCTGCCGAGTGTTTTTCTGT TTGTTCTCCAACTCCTGGAGACTGGACTGCATATCTGGGACAGAAATTTTTCAACCGCGTGGATGAGTTTGAAACGTCTTCAAGTATTGACAAAATCATATTGAGCAAACTGCCAGGTTCTAACATTGCCGTGCTACGGCTAACGAAAGATGTTAGCTTGAACGATTACCTCCAGCCCGTgtgtttggacatcaccgatgatgtCTCCTTCCCTGTTGGAACTCGGTGCTGGACGGCTGGTTGGGGAAAAGCCAACACAG GTTTTGAGAAATCTGAACATCTAAGAGAACTCGGAACTGTGGTAGTCAGTTGCGGGAGAGTCGCTTCTGATCAGGAGAACATTTGTACTTCCACCTTGGACCTTCAACAG GGAGACGATGGCGGCCCGCTGATATGTAAATCCGACTCATCTTGGTTCCAGGCGGCCGTCGTTACATCAGATACTCGATTGCTCGGCGCCGACGTGGAGGTCTTTTCCAAAATGTGGCGTTTTGGAGCATTCTTGAAGGAAATAGTCGGCGACCTTCCATCTCCTGCCACTAGGTCCTCAGCAGGTGCTCCACGTTGCTTCTCCTCGTTCCTTTTATTCTTAGTGACTTTGACCTCGGTCTACCTGGTCCTGTGCGAAGCTTGA
- the LOC125990907 gene encoding transmembrane protease serine 9-like isoform X2, giving the protein MQNFCIYTMARREWLNVLAVLSFISAKSNAQMDVCGRAPRSTKIIGGGAPQEGSWPWQASLQNLGIHVCSGSLINKEWVLSAAHCFTSTTTAGWSVSLGRQNLEERNEVTRTVAVIILHPLFDSLIFNNDIALLRLSSAVTFTNYIRPVCLAADGSVFNTGTKTWVTGWRDMHLQEVQVPIVGNRQCKCLLGVDLDSMICAGFLEGGKDTCLGDPGGPMVNEQDSIWIQSGIISFGFGCAQPNQPGVYTRVSSYQSWINSRISTDKPGFVQFKSDGPDSDSTYTCPGLPRPVTDSPPMSGPDPEAILSAEVCGSPTLKTQIVGGIDAQEGSWPWQASLQIFGTHICGGSLINQEWVMSAAHCFSSQDPFGWAISLGRQNLQGNNLNQVSRTVDTIILHPYFNILTLENDIALLKLSSPITFTDYIRPVCLASHNSVFNNGTDSWVTGWGEGEEGVPIPFPGTLQEVEVLVLGKRQCSCLIGVDLITDNIICAGFLEGEKDTCLGTSGGPMVSKQDLIWIQSGIISCTQPNNPGVYTRVSRYQFWIDSHISTDKPGFVEFKSSGMDTDNNYTCPLPSSKAPEATSATPSPKLPNQVCGTAPLNSRVGGERGFVAGGTWPWVVSLHKNGSYACAGTLITSRFILTSAECFSVCSPTPGDWTAYLGQKFFNRVDEFETSSSIDKIILSKLPGSNIAVLRLTKDVSLNDYLQPVCLDITDDVSFPVGTRCWTAGWGKANTGFEKSEHLRELGTVVVSCGRVASDQENICTSTLDLQQGDDGGPLICKSDSSWFQAAVVTSDTRLLGADVEVFSKMWRFGAFLKEIVGDLPSPATRSSAGAPRCFSSFLLFLVTLTSVYLVLCEA; this is encoded by the exons ATGCAAAATTTCTGCATTTACACGATGGCTCGGAGGGAATGGCTCAACGTATTGGCCGTGCTCAGCTTTATATCTGCAA agTCAAATGCTCAAATGGATG TGTGTGGCAGGGCTCCAAGGAGCACCAAAATTATTGGAGGTGGAGCTCCTCAAGAAGGAAGTTGGCCCTGGCAGGCGAGTCTTCAGAATTTAGGCATTCATGTTTGTAGTGGTTCCCTCATCAACAAAGAATGGGTACTCTCCGCCGCCCACTGCTTCACCAG CACAACTACCGCCGGGTGGTCAGTTTCTCTTGGTCGTCAGAACCTTGAGGAGAGGAACGAGGTTACCAGAACGGTTGCCGTGATTATTTTACATCCGTTATTCGATAGTTTAATTTTCAACAATGACATCGCTCTGCTGAGACTCTCTTCTGCAGTGACGTTCACAAACTACATCAGACCTGTTTGTCTGGCTGCCGACGGTAGCGTGTTCAACACCGGGACCAAAACCTGGGTCACCGGTTGGCGAGACATGC ATTTGCAAGAAGTTCAAGTTCCAATTGTGGGGAACAGACAGTGTAAATGCCTACTTGGAGTGGATTTGGACAGTATGATCTGTGCTGGTTTTCTAGAAGGGGGCAAAGACACTTGTctg GGAGACCCAGGAGGTCCAATGGTGAACGAGCAGGATTCAATCTGGATCCAATCTGGAATCATTAGTTTTGGATTTGGATGTGCACAGCCGAATCAGCCTGGTGTCTACACCAGAGTTTCCAGCTACCAGTCCTGGATCAACTCCAGGATCAGTACTGACAAGCCGGGCTTTGTCCAGTTCAAGTCCGACGGGCCGGATAGTGATAGCACCTACACTTGCCCTGGTTTGCCTCGTCCTGTTACTGATTCCCCCCCTATGTCAGGACCAGATCCAGAAGCCATATTGAGTGCTGAAG TGTGTGGCAGTCCAACACTGAAAACCCAAATTGTTGGCGGTATCGATGCTCAAGAAGGAAGTTGGCCCTGGCAGGCCAGTCTGCAGATTTTTGGGACCCACATTTGTGGCGGTTCTCTCATCAACCAAGAATGGGTCAtgtctgctgctcactgcttctCCAG CCAGGATCCCTTCGGATGGGCAATTTCTCTTGGTCGCCAGAACTTGCAAGGAAACAATTTAAACCAAGTGTCTCGAACTGTCGACACAATCATTCTGCATCCGTACTTCAACATTTTGACCTTGGAAAATGACATCGCTCTACTCAAACTCTCTTCACCGATCACATTCACCGATTACATCAGACCTGTGTGTCTGGCGTCCCACAACAGTGTCTTCAACAATGGCACCGATAGCTGGGTCACCGGTTGGGGAGAAGGTGAAGAAGGAG ttCCCATCCCTTTCCCTGGGACGTTACAAGAAGTGGAGGTCCTAGTTCTGGGAAAGAGACAATGTAGCTGTCTAATCGGAGTGGATTTAATCACAGATAATATAATCTGCGCTGGATTTCTTGAAGGAGAGAAAGACACTTGTCTG GGAACCTCAGGAGGTCCAATGGTGAGCAAGCAGGATTTAATCTGGATTCAATCTGGAATCATCAGTTgtactcagccaaataatcccgGCGTTTATACAAGAGTGTCCCGCTACCAGTTCTGGATCGACTCCCACATCAGTACAGACAAACCGGGATTTGTAGAATTCAAATCCAGTGGGATGGATACTGACAACAACTACACTTGTCCTCTACCTTCTTCTAAAGCTCCAGAAGCCACCTCGGCAACACCAAGCCCAAAGCTACCAA ATCAAGTGTGCGGCACTGCACCTTTGAACAGTCGTGTTGGTGGAGAGCGTGGATTTGTCgcaggtgggacttggccttggGTCGTAAGTCTTCACAAAAACGGTTCTTACGCTTGCGCCGGAACGCTCATCACTTCTCGATTCATCCTCACTTCTGCCGAGTGTTTTTCTGT TTGTTCTCCAACTCCTGGAGACTGGACTGCATATCTGGGACAGAAATTTTTCAACCGCGTGGATGAGTTTGAAACGTCTTCAAGTATTGACAAAATCATATTGAGCAAACTGCCAGGTTCTAACATTGCCGTGCTACGGCTAACGAAAGATGTTAGCTTGAACGATTACCTCCAGCCCGTgtgtttggacatcaccgatgatgtCTCCTTCCCTGTTGGAACTCGGTGCTGGACGGCTGGTTGGGGAAAAGCCAACACAG GTTTTGAGAAATCTGAACATCTAAGAGAACTCGGAACTGTGGTAGTCAGTTGCGGGAGAGTCGCTTCTGATCAGGAGAACATTTGTACTTCCACCTTGGACCTTCAACAG GGAGACGATGGCGGCCCGCTGATATGTAAATCCGACTCATCTTGGTTCCAGGCGGCCGTCGTTACATCAGATACTCGATTGCTCGGCGCCGACGTGGAGGTCTTTTCCAAAATGTGGCGTTTTGGAGCATTCTTGAAGGAAATAGTCGGCGACCTTCCATCTCCTGCCACTAGGTCCTCAGCAGGTGCTCCACGTTGCTTCTCCTCGTTCCTTTTATTCTTAGTGACTTTGACCTCGGTCTACCTGGTCCTGTGCGAAGCTTGA
- the vkorc1 gene encoding vitamin K epoxide reductase complex subunit 1, giving the protein MVSTAALPKWERTVRVLLCVFGMILSVYALHVELSREHDPNYRAMCDLGESVSCSKVFTSRWGRGFGLVQFFVAQDSPLNQPNSLLGIVFYTLQLGLGLTLSKKAALFLVFSSWVSVAGSIYLASILAFVLGDFCMVCVSTYIVNFALLYTNLKRRSAIEGKKAKAG; this is encoded by the exons ATGGTATCAACAGCAGCCTTGCCCAAATGGGAGAGGACAGTGCGCGTGCTTTTGTGCGTCTTTGGAATGATCTTGTCCGTTTACGCGCTTCACGTGGAGTTGTCCCGCGAGCACGACCCCAACTACAGAGCGATGTGTGATTTAGGAGAGTCGGTCAGCTGCTCCAAAGTTTTCACATCCAG ATGGGGTCGTGGCTTTGGCTTGGTCCAGTTCTTTGTTGCCCAAGATAGCCCTCTGAACCAACCAAACAGTCTTCTTGGAATCGTATTTTACACTCTGCAGCTTGGCTTGG GTCTTACCCTGTCCAAAAAAGCcgctctgttcttggtgttctcCTCCTGGGTGTCTGTGGCCGGCTCAATCTACCTGGCCTCCAttctggcttttgtcctgggAGATTTCTGTATGGTGTGCGTGTCAACGTACATCGTAAACTTTGCCTTGCTCTATACCAACCTCAAGCGAAGGAGCGCCATTGAAGGGAAGAAGGCGAAGGCgggataa
- the LOC125990907 gene encoding transmembrane protease serine 9-like isoform X3, with amino-acid sequence MQNFCIYTMARREWLNVLAVLSFISAKSNAQMDVCGRAPRSTKIIGGGAPQEGSWPWQASLQNLGIHVCSGSLINKEWVLSAAHCFTSTTTAGWSVSLGRQNLEERNEVTRTVAVIILHPLFDSLIFNNDIALLRLSSAVTFTNYIRPVCLAADGSVFNTGTKTWVTGWRDMHLQEVQVPIVGNRQCKCLLGVDLDSMICAGFLEGGKDTCLGDPGGPMVNEQDSIWIQSGIISFGFGCAQPNQPGVYTRVSSYQSWINSRISTDKPGFVQFKSDGPDSDSTYTCPGLPRPVTDSPPMSGPDPEAILSAEVCGSPTLKTQIVGGIDAQEGSWPWQASLQIFGTHICGGSLINQEWVMSAAHCFSSQDPFGWAISLGRQNLQGNNLNQVSRTVDTIILHPYFNILTLENDIALLKLSSPITFTDYIRPVCLASHNSVFNNGTDSWVTGWGEGEEGVPIPFPGTLQEVEVLVLGKRQCSCLIGVDLITDNIICAGFLEGEKDTCLGTSGGPMVSKQDLIWIQSGIISCTQPNNPGVYTRVSRYQFWIDSHISTDKPGFVEFKSSGMDTDNNYTCPLPSSKAPEATSATPSPKLPSPTDQVCGTAPLNSRVGGERGFVAGGTWPWVVSLHKNGSYACAGTLITSRFILTSAECFSVCSPTPGDWTAYLGQKFFNRVDEFETSSSIDKIILSKLPGSNIAVLRLTKDVSLNDYLQPVCLDITDDVSFPVGTRCWTAGWGKANTGFEKSEHLRELGTVVVSCGRVASDQENICTSTLDLQQAAVVTSDTRLLGADVEVFSKMWRFGAFLKEIVGDLPSPATRSSAGAPRCFSSFLLFLVTLTSVYLVLCEA; translated from the exons ATGCAAAATTTCTGCATTTACACGATGGCTCGGAGGGAATGGCTCAACGTATTGGCCGTGCTCAGCTTTATATCTGCAA agTCAAATGCTCAAATGGATG TGTGTGGCAGGGCTCCAAGGAGCACCAAAATTATTGGAGGTGGAGCTCCTCAAGAAGGAAGTTGGCCCTGGCAGGCGAGTCTTCAGAATTTAGGCATTCATGTTTGTAGTGGTTCCCTCATCAACAAAGAATGGGTACTCTCCGCCGCCCACTGCTTCACCAG CACAACTACCGCCGGGTGGTCAGTTTCTCTTGGTCGTCAGAACCTTGAGGAGAGGAACGAGGTTACCAGAACGGTTGCCGTGATTATTTTACATCCGTTATTCGATAGTTTAATTTTCAACAATGACATCGCTCTGCTGAGACTCTCTTCTGCAGTGACGTTCACAAACTACATCAGACCTGTTTGTCTGGCTGCCGACGGTAGCGTGTTCAACACCGGGACCAAAACCTGGGTCACCGGTTGGCGAGACATGC ATTTGCAAGAAGTTCAAGTTCCAATTGTGGGGAACAGACAGTGTAAATGCCTACTTGGAGTGGATTTGGACAGTATGATCTGTGCTGGTTTTCTAGAAGGGGGCAAAGACACTTGTctg GGAGACCCAGGAGGTCCAATGGTGAACGAGCAGGATTCAATCTGGATCCAATCTGGAATCATTAGTTTTGGATTTGGATGTGCACAGCCGAATCAGCCTGGTGTCTACACCAGAGTTTCCAGCTACCAGTCCTGGATCAACTCCAGGATCAGTACTGACAAGCCGGGCTTTGTCCAGTTCAAGTCCGACGGGCCGGATAGTGATAGCACCTACACTTGCCCTGGTTTGCCTCGTCCTGTTACTGATTCCCCCCCTATGTCAGGACCAGATCCAGAAGCCATATTGAGTGCTGAAG TGTGTGGCAGTCCAACACTGAAAACCCAAATTGTTGGCGGTATCGATGCTCAAGAAGGAAGTTGGCCCTGGCAGGCCAGTCTGCAGATTTTTGGGACCCACATTTGTGGCGGTTCTCTCATCAACCAAGAATGGGTCAtgtctgctgctcactgcttctCCAG CCAGGATCCCTTCGGATGGGCAATTTCTCTTGGTCGCCAGAACTTGCAAGGAAACAATTTAAACCAAGTGTCTCGAACTGTCGACACAATCATTCTGCATCCGTACTTCAACATTTTGACCTTGGAAAATGACATCGCTCTACTCAAACTCTCTTCACCGATCACATTCACCGATTACATCAGACCTGTGTGTCTGGCGTCCCACAACAGTGTCTTCAACAATGGCACCGATAGCTGGGTCACCGGTTGGGGAGAAGGTGAAGAAGGAG ttCCCATCCCTTTCCCTGGGACGTTACAAGAAGTGGAGGTCCTAGTTCTGGGAAAGAGACAATGTAGCTGTCTAATCGGAGTGGATTTAATCACAGATAATATAATCTGCGCTGGATTTCTTGAAGGAGAGAAAGACACTTGTCTG GGAACCTCAGGAGGTCCAATGGTGAGCAAGCAGGATTTAATCTGGATTCAATCTGGAATCATCAGTTgtactcagccaaataatcccgGCGTTTATACAAGAGTGTCCCGCTACCAGTTCTGGATCGACTCCCACATCAGTACAGACAAACCGGGATTTGTAGAATTCAAATCCAGTGGGATGGATACTGACAACAACTACACTTGTCCTCTACCTTCTTCTAAAGCTCCAGAAGCCACCTCGGCAACACCAAGCCCAAAGCTACCAAGTCCTACTG ATCAAGTGTGCGGCACTGCACCTTTGAACAGTCGTGTTGGTGGAGAGCGTGGATTTGTCgcaggtgggacttggccttggGTCGTAAGTCTTCACAAAAACGGTTCTTACGCTTGCGCCGGAACGCTCATCACTTCTCGATTCATCCTCACTTCTGCCGAGTGTTTTTCTGT TTGTTCTCCAACTCCTGGAGACTGGACTGCATATCTGGGACAGAAATTTTTCAACCGCGTGGATGAGTTTGAAACGTCTTCAAGTATTGACAAAATCATATTGAGCAAACTGCCAGGTTCTAACATTGCCGTGCTACGGCTAACGAAAGATGTTAGCTTGAACGATTACCTCCAGCCCGTgtgtttggacatcaccgatgatgtCTCCTTCCCTGTTGGAACTCGGTGCTGGACGGCTGGTTGGGGAAAAGCCAACACAG GTTTTGAGAAATCTGAACATCTAAGAGAACTCGGAACTGTGGTAGTCAGTTGCGGGAGAGTCGCTTCTGATCAGGAGAACATTTGTACTTCCACCTTGGACCTTCAACAG GCGGCCGTCGTTACATCAGATACTCGATTGCTCGGCGCCGACGTGGAGGTCTTTTCCAAAATGTGGCGTTTTGGAGCATTCTTGAAGGAAATAGTCGGCGACCTTCCATCTCCTGCCACTAGGTCCTCAGCAGGTGCTCCACGTTGCTTCTCCTCGTTCCTTTTATTCTTAGTGACTTTGACCTCGGTCTACCTGGTCCTGTGCGAAGCTTGA